Proteins from one Microcoleus sp. FACHB-672 genomic window:
- a CDS encoding glycosyltransferase family 4 protein has translation MRRPVKDFLYSIGVSFEGFCNGMIGGWMFGYIDALKLAGVQTVLFCISARVTEPVRYTHKATGATICVLPAPKIYNRVRCPMLKPYGWTLKDVFGDVGGVRYPLFALLKDAAPYLATPLGSLARELKRKGCSAILCQEYEYARFDACVLLGQWLRLPVFATFQGGNFQMSRFEKPLRPLTLRACAGLIVATQTERERVLSRYGISPAKVVQIFNPLDLGMWEAMDRTEARAALGIPSDAQVVVWHGRVDIHRKGLDILLEAWQKVCRDRADRDLRLLLVGTGSDASRLRDRIAAMQLRGVMRVEEYVLDRTAIRRYLSAADVYTLPSRHEGFPVAPLEAMACSLPVVAADAPGVPNIFEGGEAAGGLVVAREDAKALAIALAKVLDRPDWGRELGKRARCRVETCFSLEAVGRQLYDVFFS, from the coding sequence TTGAGGCGACCTGTCAAAGACTTTTTATACAGCATCGGCGTGTCCTTTGAAGGATTCTGCAACGGAATGATCGGCGGCTGGATGTTCGGCTACATTGATGCGCTCAAGCTGGCTGGGGTGCAGACGGTGCTGTTTTGCATTTCGGCGCGTGTAACTGAGCCGGTGCGCTACACCCACAAGGCGACAGGTGCCACCATTTGCGTGCTGCCGGCACCTAAAATTTATAACCGAGTTCGGTGTCCGATGCTGAAGCCTTATGGATGGACGCTTAAGGATGTATTTGGCGATGTGGGCGGGGTTCGTTATCCCCTGTTTGCCCTCCTCAAAGATGCCGCGCCTTACCTGGCGACGCCGCTGGGTTCGCTTGCCCGTGAGCTAAAACGTAAGGGGTGTAGCGCCATTCTGTGCCAAGAGTACGAGTACGCCCGCTTTGATGCTTGTGTGCTGTTGGGGCAGTGGCTGCGGTTGCCGGTGTTTGCCACATTTCAAGGGGGAAATTTTCAGATGAGCCGGTTTGAGAAACCGCTGCGCCCCTTGACGTTGCGGGCTTGTGCCGGCTTGATTGTTGCAACGCAAACCGAGCGAGAGCGGGTTTTGAGTCGTTATGGTATCTCGCCGGCAAAGGTGGTGCAAATTTTCAACCCCTTGGATTTGGGAATGTGGGAGGCGATGGATCGCACGGAAGCGAGGGCGGCGCTTGGTATCCCCAGCGATGCTCAGGTGGTGGTGTGGCATGGGCGCGTCGATATCCACCGCAAGGGGTTGGATATTTTGCTGGAGGCGTGGCAAAAAGTTTGTCGGGATCGCGCTGATAGGGATTTGCGGCTGTTGCTGGTGGGCACCGGCAGCGATGCCAGCCGGCTGCGTGATCGCATTGCGGCGATGCAGTTGCGGGGGGTTATGCGGGTGGAAGAGTATGTGCTGGATCGCACGGCGATTCGGCGCTATCTCTCGGCTGCTGATGTTTATACGTTGCCATCACGCCATGAAGGGTTTCCGGTTGCGCCGCTTGAGGCGATGGCTTGCAGTCTGCCGGTGGTTGCTGCGGATGCGCCCGGAGTGCCTAATATTTTTGAAGGCGGTGAGGCTGCCGGGGGGCTGGTGGTAGCGCGTGAGGATGCAAAGGCGCTGGCTATTGCTTTGGCTAAGGTTTTGGATCGCCCTGATTGGGGACGTGAGTTGGGCAAGCGTGCTCGGTGTCGGGTGGAAACTTGTTTTTCGCTTGAGGCTGTTGGCCGGCAGTTATATGATGTTTTTTTTAGCTAG